The following is a genomic window from Amycolatopsis cihanbeyliensis.
GCACGAAGGTCTCCTCGGGCAGCATCGGCATCGCCATCCGCCGGCAGGATCGGGCGAACCGTGCGGCATTGGCGTCGGGCCGGAAGGTCACCACCGAGCCGTCGGCGCGCCGGTACGCCTTGAGCCCCTCGAACACCTCCTGGCCGTAGTGGAAGACCTGGGTGGACGGATCCAGGGTGAGCGGGCCGTAGGGGCACAGCCGGGCGTCGTGCCAGCCTGCCCGCTCGGACCAGGCGATGGTCACCATGTGGTCGGTGAACACCGAGCCGAACGCGGGGTCGGCCAGTACCTGCGCGCGCCGCGCCTCGGGCAGGCGTTCGGCGGGCTGGGCGGTGAACTCGATCGTCATGGGCCGCTCCTGGTTACATCGGGGGGTTGCCGTGCTTGCGGACCGGCGGTTCGACCCGCTTGGATCGCAGCATCCGTAGCGACTCGGCCAGCACCCGCCTGGTTTCGGTCGGATCGATCACCTCGTCGACGAGGCCTCGCTCGGCCGCGTAGTACGGATGCATCAGCTCGGCCCGGTACTCCTCGACCAGCCGCGCTCGTAGCGCATCGGGAGCGTCGGACTCGGCGATCCGGCGCCGGAAGATCACGTCGACCGCTCCCTCGGCACCCATCACCGCGACCTCGTTGGTGGGCCAGGCGTAGGCGAGGTCGGCGCCGATCGAGCGGGAGTCCAGCACGATGTATGCGCCGCCGTAGGCCTTGCGCAGGACGAGCTGTATCCGCGGCACCGTTGCCTCGCAGTAGGCGTACAGCAGCTTGGCGGCGTGCCGGATGATCCCCCCGTGCTCCTGGTCCACGCTGGGCAGGAAGCCGGGTACGTCCAGCAGGGTCAGCAGCGGGATGTTGAACGAGTCGCAGGTCCGCACGAACCGGGCGGCCTTCTCGCTGGCCTTGATGTCCAGCACGCCGGCGAGCACCGAGGGCTGGCTCGCCACGATCCCGACCACTGTGCCGCCCAACCTCGCCAGGCAGCACAGCACGTTCGCCGCCCACGACTCGTGCACCTCGAGGTAGTCACCGCCGTCCACCAGCTCCTCGACCACAGCTCGCATGTCGTAGGGCCGTTTCCCGTCGGCGGGCACCAGTTCCAGCAGCGCGGCACCGGAGCGGCCGATCGGGTCTGCGGTCCGCGTCGCGGGAGGCGGCTCCAGGTGGTTGGCCGGCAGCAGGGAGAGCAGGTAACGGACCTCGGCCAGGCAGCCGCGCTCGTCATCGTGCACGAAGTGCGCGACCCCGGAGGTGCCGGAGTGCACGTCCGCGCCGCCCAACTCGTTGTGACCGACCTGCTCGCCGGTCACCGCGCGCACCACGTCCGGCCCCGTCAGGGACATCTGCGCGGTGTCTCGCACCATGAACACGAAGTCGGTCAGGGCGGGGGAGTAGGCCGTCCCACCAGCGCACGGTCCGAGCACCACGGAGATCTGCGGTATCACGCCGGAGGCGCGGACGTTGCGCTGGAA
Proteins encoded in this region:
- a CDS encoding acyl-CoA carboxylase subunit beta, giving the protein MMTNSAPSVDSADAADLVSEPGQAKSAAAEGPDEHATAAHRTRGRLTARERIDLLLDDASFHELEQLRRQRDAGFGIEGRRPPTDGVITGWGTVEGRRVFVYAHDARIVGGTLGEAHIAKIHKIMDMALATGAPLVSLNDGGGAHIQEGVLALAGHGGIFQRNVRASGVIPQISVVLGPCAGGTAYSPALTDFVFMVRDTAQMSLTGPDVVRAVTGEQVGHNELGGADVHSGTSGVAHFVHDDERGCLAEVRYLLSLLPANHLEPPPATRTADPIGRSGAALLELVPADGKRPYDMRAVVEELVDGGDYLEVHESWAANVLCCLARLGGTVVGIVASQPSVLAGVLDIKASEKAARFVRTCDSFNIPLLTLLDVPGFLPSVDQEHGGIIRHAAKLLYAYCEATVPRIQLVLRKAYGGAYIVLDSRSIGADLAYAWPTNEVAVMGAEGAVDVIFRRRIAESDAPDALRARLVEEYRAELMHPYYAAERGLVDEVIDPTETRRVLAESLRMLRSKRVEPPVRKHGNPPM